The Armatimonas rosea genome includes a window with the following:
- the wecB gene encoding non-hydrolyzing UDP-N-acetylglucosamine 2-epimerase, translating to MSKLTVACIFGTRPDAVKMAPLVKELLRYPEQIRTVAISTGQHREMLDQVLSVFALQPDYDLGLMKPGQSLSELTSRALMALEPVLEKEKPKLVIAQGDTTTTFAASLAAFYAQADFGHVEAGLRTDNKFDPFPEEMNRRLTTRLTNFHYAPTELSKENLLREGIAEETIRVTGNTVVDALRTVSQLNYQFDDPTLAEFVARPGRLILVTAHRRENWGERMASACRAIRRIVETYPDVRVVFPMHRNPLVREVVLPLLKDHDRILLTEPLDYFPFVHVMKASHFLLTDSGGAQEEAPGLGKPVLILRLTTERPEGVHSGNAKLVGTDETVVFEAANTLLGDEAAYAAMARAASPYGDGDAARRIREWIFEAYQL from the coding sequence TTGAGTAAGCTAACAGTTGCGTGTATCTTCGGGACCCGGCCCGATGCCGTCAAGATGGCCCCCTTGGTCAAAGAGCTGCTGCGCTACCCGGAGCAGATTCGGACGGTCGCCATCTCCACAGGGCAGCACCGTGAGATGCTTGATCAGGTGCTCTCGGTCTTCGCCCTCCAGCCCGACTACGATCTTGGGCTCATGAAGCCGGGGCAGTCGCTCTCCGAGCTGACCAGCCGTGCCCTGATGGCGCTGGAGCCGGTTCTTGAGAAAGAGAAGCCAAAGCTGGTTATCGCGCAGGGAGATACGACAACAACCTTTGCCGCCAGCCTCGCCGCCTTCTACGCCCAGGCGGACTTTGGCCATGTGGAGGCGGGTCTGCGCACCGACAATAAGTTCGATCCCTTCCCTGAGGAGATGAACCGCCGCCTGACCACCCGCCTGACCAACTTCCACTACGCCCCCACCGAGCTCTCCAAAGAGAACCTCTTGCGGGAGGGAATCGCGGAGGAGACCATCCGTGTCACGGGCAACACGGTCGTGGATGCGCTCCGGACCGTCAGCCAGCTCAACTACCAGTTCGACGATCCAACACTGGCCGAGTTTGTGGCGCGTCCGGGGCGGCTGATCCTGGTCACGGCGCACCGGCGGGAGAACTGGGGCGAGCGCATGGCAAGTGCGTGCCGCGCGATCCGCCGGATTGTCGAGACCTACCCCGATGTCCGTGTGGTCTTTCCCATGCACCGCAACCCGCTGGTGCGAGAGGTCGTCCTACCGTTACTCAAAGACCACGACCGTATCTTGCTCACCGAGCCGCTGGACTACTTCCCCTTTGTCCATGTGATGAAGGCCAGCCACTTCCTCCTCACCGACTCGGGGGGGGCGCAAGAAGAGGCACCCGGGCTGGGCAAGCCCGTGCTGATCCTGCGCCTCACCACCGAGCGCCCCGAGGGAGTGCACTCAGGCAATGCCAAGCTGGTGGGCACCGACGAGACCGTGGTCTTTGAGGCGGCGAATACCCTTCTGGGCGATGAAGCGGCCTATGCGGCGATGGCGCGGGCGGCGAGCCCCTACGGCGATGGCGATGCGGCCCGGCGTATCCGGGAGTGGATCTTTGAGGCCTACCAATTGTGA
- the glyA gene encoding serine hydroxymethyltransferase: protein MNTFSAPLSDSDPEIFAAITAEDHRQEDKLELIASENIVSRAVREAQGSSLTNKYAEGYPGRRYYGGCEHVDVVENLAIERACKLFGAEYANVQPHSGANANMAVFFALMKPGDKFLAMDLAQGGHLTHGSPVNFSGFIYEPIPYGLGADEQLDYDQIRDLAKKHKPKVILGGATVYPRIIDWKIFREIADEVGAAFWVDMAHIAGLVAGGEHPSPLPHAHVVTTTTHKTLRGPRGGLILAGKDTENPLGITNAKGETRLLSDLLNMAVFPGMQGGPLMHVIAGKAVCFKEAMDPSFATYQAQIRKNAKALAEAVVSHGFRLVSGGTDNHLMLVDLRAKKLNGKRAQEVLDLAGITANKNAIPNDPNPPFKTSGLRLGTPAVTTRGMTETEMPLIAELINRALEQRHDDTLIAGIREEVKALCNRFPAWG, encoded by the coding sequence GTGAATACATTTAGCGCCCCCCTCTCCGACTCCGATCCCGAGATTTTCGCCGCCATTACCGCCGAAGACCACCGCCAGGAAGACAAGCTAGAGCTCATCGCCAGCGAGAACATTGTCTCCCGTGCCGTCCGTGAGGCGCAGGGCTCCAGCCTGACCAACAAGTACGCCGAGGGCTACCCCGGGCGGCGCTACTACGGCGGCTGTGAGCATGTCGATGTGGTCGAGAACCTCGCCATCGAGCGCGCCTGCAAGCTCTTTGGGGCCGAGTACGCCAATGTCCAGCCACACTCCGGGGCCAATGCCAACATGGCGGTGTTTTTTGCCCTGATGAAGCCCGGCGATAAGTTCCTCGCCATGGACCTCGCGCAGGGCGGCCATCTTACCCACGGCTCGCCGGTCAACTTCTCTGGCTTTATCTACGAGCCCATCCCGTATGGCCTTGGTGCCGATGAGCAGCTCGACTACGACCAGATTCGTGACCTGGCAAAGAAGCACAAGCCCAAGGTGATCCTCGGCGGCGCGACTGTCTACCCACGCATTATCGACTGGAAGATCTTCCGGGAGATCGCCGACGAGGTTGGGGCGGCGTTCTGGGTGGACATGGCCCATATCGCCGGGCTGGTCGCCGGTGGTGAGCATCCCTCGCCCTTGCCCCACGCCCACGTGGTGACAACGACGACGCACAAGACCCTGCGTGGCCCGCGCGGGGGGCTGATTCTCGCTGGCAAGGACACCGAGAACCCGCTGGGAATCACCAACGCCAAGGGCGAGACCCGCCTCCTCTCCGACCTGCTCAACATGGCGGTCTTCCCCGGCATGCAGGGCGGCCCCTTGATGCATGTCATTGCGGGCAAGGCAGTCTGCTTCAAAGAGGCGATGGACCCGAGCTTTGCCACCTACCAGGCACAGATTCGCAAGAACGCCAAGGCGCTCGCGGAGGCCGTGGTGAGCCATGGCTTTAGGCTGGTCTCCGGCGGCACCGACAACCACCTGATGCTGGTCGATCTGCGCGCCAAGAAGCTCAATGGCAAGCGCGCCCAAGAGGTACTCGATCTGGCGGGGATCACGGCCAATAAAAACGCCATCCCCAACGACCCCAACCCGCCCTTCAAGACCAGCGGCCTGCGCCTGGGCACTCCCGCGGTCACGACGCGCGGCATGACCGAGACCGAGATGCCGCTTATCGCCGAGCTCATCAACCGCGCATTGGAGCAGCGCCACGACGACACCCTGATCGCCGGGATCCGCGAGGAAGTCAAGGCGCTCTGCAACCGCTTCCCCGCGTGGGGCTAG
- a CDS encoding Bd3614 family nucleic acid deaminase, producing the protein MNQAWLEHDGQTYWASGPEGLAPETAVSRLVQGIYEHYPEQARALVRNRIYLSGGKTPFCDGMIRVAAKRCTEIPDNECLGLTGRRAPACPTDSRELPSLLPARLADFSVPTLSLAEAFALCNQLEAEIPRHDSERYKADRPVAALVLDREGKLLGQGINSGSRNRTRHAEMEAIRDAWAKTGQRLPAGATLISTLKPCRMCAALAWWFCDNPAQLTVLYRDFDPGPHGRATILDVGTADRLRWATPEQHALEIQHQGFTTKA; encoded by the coding sequence ATGAACCAGGCATGGCTGGAGCACGACGGCCAAACCTATTGGGCATCGGGGCCGGAGGGGCTTGCACCGGAGACGGCGGTCTCGCGGCTGGTGCAGGGGATCTATGAGCACTACCCAGAGCAGGCACGGGCGCTGGTGCGCAACCGCATCTATCTGTCCGGGGGAAAAACGCCGTTTTGCGACGGCATGATCCGGGTCGCGGCCAAGCGGTGTACGGAAATCCCGGACAACGAGTGTCTGGGCTTAACAGGGCGACGGGCACCTGCGTGCCCAACTGATTCGCGGGAGCTTCCGTCGCTCTTGCCGGCGCGTCTTGCGGATTTCTCCGTCCCCACTCTCTCGCTCGCCGAGGCATTTGCACTCTGCAACCAGCTGGAGGCCGAGATTCCACGCCACGACTCCGAGCGCTACAAGGCCGACCGGCCCGTCGCGGCGCTTGTGTTGGATCGCGAGGGCAAGCTTCTCGGCCAAGGGATCAACTCGGGCTCACGGAACCGCACGCGCCATGCAGAAATGGAGGCGATTCGGGATGCCTGGGCCAAGACCGGGCAACGGCTCCCGGCGGGTGCGACCCTGATCTCCACCCTCAAGCCTTGCCGCATGTGCGCCGCCCTCGCGTGGTGGTTCTGCGACAATCCCGCGCAGCTCACGGTCCTCTACCGCGACTTTGACCCCGGCCCTCACGGTCGTGCGACGATCTTAGATGTCGGAACGGCGGACCGCTTGCGCTGGGCGACGCCTGAGCAGCACGCACTCGAAATCCAGCACCAAGGCTTCACAACCAAGGCGTAA
- a CDS encoding glycosyltransferase family 4 protein, which produces MNLLTLMASATALACVVTILLTPLAKRLAERFGVVRVPRVRDAHHKATPLWGGTAIVVGFFAAYVALRLFTNVPFDKSTPDKSVGGSADLLRHPIVGILLGALIVSVIGALDDMPSIGPKDAEGKSKGLSPTLQILGLLFAGLVAALFGARIEGVTNPFPNLIHVGPYLSLGWLSIPLTMVWVLGATKFFDFLDGMDGLAAGVSAIAAMTMGVMAAFSHNPDPAVALLAAATFGAALGFLRYNYNPASIFMGTVGSYFLGFMLSMLAVVGALKVPVAAAIFLPGIVLGVPVFDGLYVIRKRAVQGKKLTEADQSHLHHRLTERGLSVKQAVWIIYGLTFVTCLIALLLVWLGRKP; this is translated from the coding sequence ATGAATCTGCTCACCCTGATGGCATCCGCGACAGCCCTCGCCTGCGTGGTAACCATCCTCCTCACTCCTCTCGCCAAGCGTCTGGCGGAGCGCTTTGGTGTCGTACGGGTGCCCAGGGTCCGCGATGCCCACCACAAGGCAACCCCCTTGTGGGGAGGGACCGCCATTGTGGTCGGGTTCTTCGCCGCCTATGTCGCCCTGCGCCTCTTTACCAATGTCCCGTTTGACAAATCCACCCCAGACAAAAGCGTGGGCGGGAGCGCAGACCTCCTTCGCCACCCGATTGTTGGCATCCTGCTCGGCGCACTGATTGTCTCGGTGATTGGAGCGCTCGACGACATGCCCAGTATCGGTCCTAAGGATGCGGAGGGAAAGAGCAAGGGGCTCTCTCCCACGCTCCAGATACTGGGGCTTCTCTTTGCGGGGCTTGTCGCAGCACTCTTCGGAGCACGCATTGAGGGTGTCACGAACCCCTTCCCCAACCTCATCCATGTCGGGCCGTATCTCTCCCTGGGCTGGCTCTCGATCCCCCTGACCATGGTCTGGGTCTTGGGGGCGACCAAGTTCTTTGACTTTCTCGATGGAATGGATGGGCTTGCTGCGGGAGTGAGCGCGATTGCGGCCATGACCATGGGGGTGATGGCAGCCTTCTCCCACAACCCCGACCCTGCGGTTGCCCTGCTCGCGGCGGCGACCTTTGGCGCGGCACTGGGATTTTTGCGCTACAACTACAACCCCGCCTCGATCTTCATGGGGACGGTCGGTTCGTACTTTCTCGGCTTCATGCTCTCCATGCTGGCGGTCGTTGGGGCGTTAAAGGTCCCCGTGGCCGCGGCGATCTTCCTGCCGGGGATCGTGCTGGGCGTGCCGGTCTTCGATGGGCTCTATGTCATCCGAAAGCGGGCGGTGCAGGGAAAGAAGCTCACCGAGGCCGACCAGTCCCACCTCCACCACCGGCTCACCGAGCGCGGGCTCTCCGTCAAGCAAGCGGTCTGGATTATCTATGGGCTGACCTTTGTCACCTGCCTCATCGCCCTGCTACTGGTCTGGCTGGGTAGGAAGCCGTAA
- a CDS encoding prepilin-type N-terminal cleavage/methylation domain-containing protein: protein MKRAFTIAELLVVIVIIGILAAILFPYDHYLHTHKPKSIACLSNMKDLGRSALMYAQDYDEHFPPAEKWMTLTMPYTHPQVNNTLFRCPTALDEAPKAVSSYAMDTRLSALPLEKLKEPTSRVLLYDSTRTDWDATDPGQTFAPRHSERGNVVFADGHAKARKWEDFCKESR from the coding sequence ATGAAACGAGCATTTACAATAGCGGAGCTGCTAGTGGTGATCGTCATCATTGGAATCCTCGCGGCGATTCTCTTTCCCTACGACCACTACCTGCACACCCACAAACCCAAAAGCATCGCCTGCCTTTCGAACATGAAGGACCTTGGGCGCAGCGCATTGATGTACGCTCAGGACTACGACGAGCACTTTCCGCCCGCGGAAAAGTGGATGACGCTCACCATGCCCTACACCCACCCCCAAGTAAATAACACCCTCTTTCGCTGCCCTACCGCTCTGGACGAAGCTCCCAAAGCCGTTTCTAGCTACGCCATGGACACGCGTCTTTCTGCGCTGCCTCTTGAAAAGCTCAAGGAACCGACAAGCCGCGTCCTCCTCTACGACTCCACCCGCACGGACTGGGACGCCACCGATCCGGGGCAGACTTTTGCGCCACGCCACAGCGAGCGAGGCAATGTTGTCTTCGCAGATGGCCATGCTAAGGCGCGGAAGTGGGAAGATTTTTGTAAAGAAAGCCGGTAA
- a CDS encoding deoxycytidylate deaminase, whose amino-acid sequence MRPSWDEYFLSIAREVATRSTCERRHVGAVIVRDKRILTTGYNGSPPGQRHCTEVGCLLEEGRCIRTLHAEQNAIAQAALHGVHTKGATMYTTCRPCHVCARMIVGAGIVRVVFFGESPEGWAHEVLEAAGVEIVCLPEPPRRNAEGWDAVLLQ is encoded by the coding sequence ATGCGTCCGTCGTGGGATGAGTACTTTCTGAGCATTGCCCGTGAGGTAGCGACCCGCTCGACCTGTGAGCGGCGCCATGTAGGGGCGGTGATCGTGCGCGACAAGCGGATTCTCACGACGGGCTACAACGGCTCGCCGCCGGGGCAGAGGCACTGCACCGAGGTGGGGTGCTTGCTGGAGGAGGGGCGCTGCATCCGCACCCTCCACGCCGAGCAGAACGCGATCGCGCAGGCGGCGCTCCACGGAGTCCATACCAAGGGCGCGACCATGTACACCACCTGCCGGCCCTGCCATGTCTGCGCCCGGATGATTGTCGGGGCGGGGATCGTCCGCGTTGTCTTCTTTGGGGAGTCGCCGGAGGGCTGGGCGCACGAAGTACTGGAGGCCGCGGGTGTCGAAATTGTTTGCCTCCCCGAGCCCCCGCGCCGTAACGCCGAGGGCTGGGACGCGGTATTATTGCAGTAG
- a CDS encoding GNAT family N-acetyltransferase, which produces MQALLSRLSFWRPKTDTPLPTIELQGERVLLRPVELRDAEDMFAFVADPKVVHFLPWQPAREVRGVQAFLEQQRGRRRSGESLAFAVIWKETGKVIGSTDIMQLLARDKHVELGYILAQECWGKGIMTEAAALSRDYVFQELKRVKLVAFADQENIGSRRVLEKIGMQEVGTEWRTVKELTRLYVRYELTREDWEKLVH; this is translated from the coding sequence ATGCAGGCGCTGCTCTCACGACTCTCTTTCTGGCGACCCAAGACCGACACCCCGCTGCCCACTATCGAGCTGCAGGGCGAGCGGGTCTTGCTTCGCCCGGTGGAGCTGCGCGATGCCGAGGACATGTTTGCCTTTGTCGCCGACCCTAAGGTCGTGCACTTTCTGCCCTGGCAGCCCGCACGCGAGGTTCGTGGCGTCCAGGCCTTTCTGGAGCAGCAGCGCGGGCGCCGCCGTAGTGGGGAGTCGCTGGCCTTTGCCGTGATCTGGAAAGAGACCGGGAAGGTCATTGGCTCCACCGATATCATGCAGCTGCTGGCACGGGACAAGCACGTGGAGCTCGGCTATATCCTCGCACAGGAGTGCTGGGGGAAGGGTATCATGACCGAGGCGGCGGCCCTCAGCCGCGACTATGTCTTTCAGGAGCTCAAGCGTGTTAAGCTGGTCGCCTTTGCCGATCAGGAGAATATCGGCTCGCGGCGGGTCCTGGAAAAAATCGGGATGCAGGAGGTGGGAACGGAGTGGCGGACCGTCAAGGAGCTCACACGGCTCTACGTTCGCTACGAGCTCACCCGTGAAGATTGGGAGAAATTGGTTCATTGA